Part of the Hyphomicrobium album genome is shown below.
CCTGGAAGGAAGAGTCCGGCGGCATGATCATCAACCAGCTGAAACGGCTGGGCGCGTCATGCGACTGGAGCCGCGAGCGCTTCACGATGGACGAGGGCCTGTCGAAGGCCGTCGTCAAGGTGTTCGTGGCGCTCTACGAGGCCGGCCTCATCTACAAGGACAAGCGCCTCGTCAACTGGGACCCGAAGTTCCAGACGGCAATCTCGGATCTCGAGGTCGTGCAGGTGGAGGCGCGCGGCACATTTAATTGGACCTCCGGCGACCCCGAGCAGCCATTCGACGCCGAGGCGCTCGCCAAAGCGCTGAAGCACAATCCGTCCGGCCACCTGTATCACTTGCGCTATCCGCTCAAGGACAAGGTACCGGGCTACGACAAGGACTACATCGTCGTCGCCACGACACGGCCGGAGACGATGCTCGGCGATACCGGCGTTGCCGTGCATCCCGACGACGAGCGCTATGCAGCGCTCATCAAGTCGAATGCCAAGGTGCGGCTGCCGATTATCGGACGCGAGATTCCGATTGTTGCCGACGAATACTCCGATCCCGAGAAGGGGACCGGTGCGGTGAAGATCACGCCGGCGCACGACTTCAACGACTTCGAGGTCGGCAAGCGGCACGGCCTCGAGCAAATCAACGTGCTCGACGAGAACGCACAGCTGAATGACGTGCCGCCGCCGGAGTACCGAGGGCTCGATCGCTTCGATGCGCGCAAACGCATCGTCGCAGATTTGGCGGCGCTTGGTCTGCTCGAGAAAATCGAGCCGACGACGCACACCGTGCCGCACGGTGATCGCTCCAATGTGGTCATCGAGCCGTGGCTGACCGATCAGTGGTACGTCAACGCAGCCGAGCTGGCGAAGCCCGCGATCGCCATGGTCGAGAGCGGCAAGACCAATTTCGTACCCAAGAACTGGGAGAAGACCTACTTCGAGTGGATGCGCAACATCCAGCCGTGGTGCATCTCGCGCCAGCTGTGGTGGGGGCATCAGATACCGGCCTGGTATGGGCCAGATGGGCACGTTTTTGTCGCCGAGGACGAAGCCGCGGCCAAGGCGAGTGCAGCCAAGCACTACGGCAAGGCGACGCCATTGAAACGCGACGAGGATGTGCTCGACACGTGGTTCTCGTCCGGGCTCTGGCCGTTCTCGACGCTCGGCTGGCCCGACAAGACACCAGAGCTCGAGCGCTACTATCCGACGAGCGTGCTCGTCACCGGCTTCGACATCATCTTCTTCTGGGTCGCCCGCATGATGATGATGGGCATGCACTTCATGCAGGAGGTGCCGTTCCGCGACGTCTACATCCACGCCCTCGTCCGCGACGAGAAGGGGCAGAAGATGTCGAAGTCTAAGGGCAACGTGATGGACCCCCTGGGTGTCATCGATGCCTACGGCGCCGACGCGCTGCGCTTCACGCTCGCCGCCATGGCCGCTCAGGGCCGCGACATCAAACTGTCGACGCAGCGCGTCGAGGGCTATCGCAACTTCGCGACCAAGCTCTGGAACGCGGCGCGCTTCGCCGAGATGAACGAGTGCGTGCGCCAGCGCGGGTTCGATCCCTCAGGCGTCAAGGAGCCGGTCAACCGCTGGATCGCGGGCGAGACGGAACGCGCGGTGCGCGCCGTCACCGAGGCGATCGAGGCCTACAAGTTCAACGAGGCGGCCGGCGCCGTCTACGAGTTCGTATGGGGCGTCTTCTGCGACTGGTACCTCGAGCTGATCAAGCCGATCCTCACCGGCGATGACGAGGCGGCAATGTCCGAGACGCGCGCCACCGTGGCGTGGACGCTCGACCAGATCCTGAAGCTCCTCCATCCCTTCATGCCCTACATCACCGAGGAGCTGTGGGCGCATGCGGTCGAGCACGGCGAGAAGCGCGAGAACCTGCTGGCTCTGAGCCAATGGCCGGCGCTCTCGGGCCTCGTCGACGCCGAGATCGACGAGGAGATCGGCTGGGTGGTGCAGCTCATCTCCGAAATCCGCTCGGTGCGTACCGAGATGAACGTGCCGGTCGCCGCCAAGCTGCCCTTGGCGCTTCCCAACGCCGCGCCGGTCGTGAAGGAGCGCGCCAAGCGCCACGAGGAGACGATCAGCCGCCTCGCGCGTCTCGACAGCATCACATTTCCCAAGGCGACGCCCAAGGGTGCGGCCGTGATCGTCGTCGGCGATGCGACCGCCGCCCTGCCGCTGGGCGGCGTCATCGACGCCGAGGCCGAGGCGAAACGCCTTGGGCGCGAGATCGAGAAGGCGGAAAGCGACCTCGGCAAGATGGACGCCAAGCTCTCCAACCCGCAGTTCATGGCCAAGGCCAAGGAAGAGGCGGTGGAAGAGGCTCGCGAGCGCAAGGCCGAGCTGGAGGGCGCTATCAAACGCCTGCGGGCGGCCGTAAAGCGGCTCGAGACGGTCAGTTAAACCGCATTTTCGCGGCCGCCTTGCCCGAAGGTTAACGCCAACTGTGAGATGTGGCGAACGGGCCACGATTTGGGCGGCCACTGCCGCCGTTGCGCCACAATACGGCGCCAGCGTCGAGCTAGGGAAGAGCGAGGGAAGCGTGTGGAGGCGGCGGGTGGCCGTTCGCCGCGCGAGCTTTTCAGACACAGAGGCCTGGGCAACCTTCGTTCGTATCGCGCGACACCTCATATGAGTTGTCGAGACTGTGGCTTATCTAATCTGTGGACGGACTGAAAATAAGTATGGACGCGAAAACGTTCGACAAATCAAAGCTTCCGAGCCGTCACGTGACGGAAGGGCCGACGCGCGCGCCGCATCGCTCCTACTACTATGCCATGGGCCTCGAAGAGGAGCACATACATCGCCCGTTCGTCGGCGTGGTGTCGTGCTGGAACGAGGCGGCTCCCTGCAACATCGCGCTGATGCGCCAGGCTCAGGCCGCCAAGATTGGCGTCGACGAGGGCGGCGGCACGCCGCGTGAATTCTGCACCATCACCGTGACCGACGGCATCGCCATGGGTCACCAGGGCATGAAGGCCTCGCTGGTCTCGCGCGAGGTGATCGCCGATTCGATCGAGCTCACGATGCGCGGTCACTGCTACGACGCGCTCGTCGGCATCGCCGGCTGCGATAAGTCGCTGCCCGGCATCATGATGGCGATGCTGCGTTTGAACGTGCCGTCGGTGTTCATGTACGGCGGCTCGATCCTGCCCGGCAGGTTCAAGGGTCGTGACGTCACGATCGTCGATGTATTCGAGGGCGTTGGCATGCACTCGTCGGGCAAGATGTCCGACGAGGAGCTGCACGAGCTCGAGTGCGTCGCGTGTCCGTCGGCCGGCGCCTGTGGCGGCCAGTTCACCGCCAACACCATGGCCTGCGTGTCGGAAGCGATCGGCCTGGCGCTGCCCGGCTCGGCCGGCGCACCGGCGCCGTTCGAGAGCCGCGATTCCTATGCGACCGAGAGCGGCCGGGCCGTGATGCACCTTCTGGCGCGCGGCATCCGTCCGCGTGACATCTGCACGCGCGAAGCGTTCGAGAACGCGGCCGTCATCGTCGCGGCCACCGGCGGCTCGACCAACGCGGCGCTGCATCTTCCCGCCATGGCGCACGAGGCGGGCATCGACTTCGACCTGTTCGACGTCGCCGAGATATTCAAGAAGACGCCGTACATTGCCGACCTGAAGCCGGGCGGCAAGTACGTCGCCAAGGACGTGTTCGACATCGGCGGCGTGCCGCAGATCTTGAAGGCGCTCATGGATGGCGGCCTGCTGCACGGTGATTGCATCACCGCGACGGGCCTCACGATGAAGCAGAACCTCGAGAAGGTGAAGTTCAACGCCGACCAGGACGTCGTGTATCCGGTGTCCAACCCGATCACGCCGACCGGCGGTGTCGTCGGCCTCAAGGGCACGCTTGCACCGGACGGCGCCATCGTGAAGGTCGCCGGCCTGAAGAAGCTGCAGTTCAGTGGTCCCGCACGGATCTTCGACTGCGAGGAAGACGCGTTCGCGGCGGTCGATGCCGGCCAATACAACGAAGGCGACGTGATCGTCATTCGCTATGAGGGCCCCATCGGCGGTCCCGGCATGCGCGAGATGCTGTCGACGACGGCGGCGCTCTACGGCCAGGGTGCCGGCGAGAAGGTGGCGCTGATCACCGATGGCCGCTTCTCCGGCGGCACGCGCGGTTTCTGCATCGGTCACGTCGGCCCGGAGGCGGCGGTCGGCGGCCCCATCGGCCTCATCAAGGACGGCGACATCATTTCGATCGACGCGGTGAAGGGCACGCTCGACGTGGAGTTGAGGGAAGCCGAACTCGCCGAGCGCAAGAAGAATTGGAAGGCCCCTGCTAACCCGTATCAGAGCGGCGCAATTCGCAAGTATGCGCAACTCGTCGGGCCGGCGTCAAAGGGCGCGGTTACTCATGCTGGTGGCAAAGCGGAAGTGGTCTGCTATGCGGATATTTGATCGGACAGTGCGCGTACTCGTGGCCGGGCTCATGCTGAGCCTCGGCGTCATCGGCGCTGCAGCGGCGGCCGGCAAGTACCGATCGGCGCAGGACGCGCTCGATCAGGGCATCGGCGCCTTCAACGGCGGCTACTACGAGATCGCCATCCCGGCGCTCGAGTACGCGGCCGACGCGCACCTGTTCCTCGCGCCCTACTACCTGGCGCGCATCTACTCCGACAACAACGGCTCGCGCACCGACCACGCCAAGGCGTACCAGCTCTACTTGAAGATTGCCGAGGAGCATACCGACGTCGACCCCGACGACGACCAGCGTGCGCCCTACGTCGCCAAGGCGATGACGCGCATCGCCGGCTATCTCGTCAACGGGCTGCCGGAGGTGAACCTCAAGCCCAATCCGAAGATCGCCATGGAATACCTGCGCGAAGCCGCGCAGTTCTTCCGCGACGAGGACGCGCAGTTCGAGCTCGCCAAGCTCTATCTGCACGGCGACGGCGTCCAGAGCGACGAGGCATATGCCAAGCACTGGCTGTCGGTCCTGAGCCAGAAGGGCCATCCCGGAGCGCAGGCGTTCCTCGCCGATCTCCTGTGGCGTGGCAAGTACATGAAGGCCGACCCCGTCCGCGCGCTGGCGCTGATTTCGGTCGCCGTCACCAACTCGCCGCCGTACGAGCGGGTGTGGATCGAGGACATCTACCAGAACATCTACTGCGGAGCCGCGCAGGGCGTCCGCAAGCAGGCGACGGGCATCGTCGCCGACTGGCGCACCCGCTACGGCCGCAAGCCCGACACGCGTGACGACACCGGCCTCGGGCTCCTCAACGTGCAGGCGACGCGCACCTGCGGCAATGGCGAGCCGGTGCTGTTCGACATGAGCGCCAATGCCGACATGCCGGGCACGCCCACGGCGCCGCTGGCGACCGCACTTCCGAAGCAGGCCGATGGCAGCGACAGCTTCGCCAAAGGAACCGCGGGAAGCGGCATGCGCGATGTCGGTGCAAGCACGAGCGCTCCCGCACCGGCGCGCTGATGCTGGTTATTTGAGCAGCGGGTGCTCATGCATGCAGCTTGAGCCCTGCTAGAATCGCTCATATCCTTGAGCGCAAGAGCAAGAAGAAGGTGACGGAGGTCACGTCCAAGGCGGAGTGAGGCACGACGCGTGTGCTTGCTTAGACCTTGGAGGTGCACTTATGACCGGCTCCGCTTCTTGGCTCCGCCAACTGCAGCAAGTCTTTCATCGCAAGCTCAACGCCACTGTCGTCTGCCTCCTGGCCGGCGGCCTGACGCTGGCCGCCGCAGGCTCTAACGCCACGACGATGTCGCCGCCCGAGCGCGTGCGCGGCTTCTTCTGCAATCAGAAAGTCGATTCGATAAACTTCCTGATGTATCAGGCGCAGGGCGAGAACGAGGAGATGGCGGCCAACGCGGTGAACAAGGACCTCGCCAAGTTCTCCTGCGCCTATTACCTACCGGCCAATGCGATCTACAGCGGCGAGCACACCGTCATGCAGGACGGCCTGGTGTTCAAGCTGCACAGCTATGTGTTCCTGCCAGAAAAGGTCGAACGTTGGAGCGGGTCGGTTCTCGGCTCCCTGCAGCAGCCGACCAATGCGAAGCACGACGTATAGCGCGGGGCGCAAGCCCGAACACGAAAGGCCGGATCGCGTGAAGCGATCCGGCCTTTCGCATTTCTAACGCGGTGAAACGATCAGCGACGCGACAGGCTGAGCTGCGCGGCGGTGCCGTCACCCGACAAGCTCACGCTCTGGCTCTTGCCGTGCACCGTGACGCGGATCGAGCCGCGCACGTTGTACTGCGAGTTGACGAAGCTGCCTTTGTAGGAATTGCCGCCCGTCTTGTAGACCGTCGCGGTCTGCGAGGCCTTGCCCGAAGCCGTGGCGCACGTAGCGGTTACCGTGTAGCTGCCGCCCCCGCCCGTATAGCGCGCGTGGCAGCGAGCCTTTTCCTTCGAGCCGCTGGCGAACGAAACCCAGCCGCCGCCGCTCCACGAGCCGGAAAGACTGCTCGGCTCGGCCTCGCTAGGACCAATGAAACCGACAACGGGAAGAGCCGCGAGCGACAGCAAGCCTGCGCCGCGAGCCAAGCGATTGAGTATCTGCATGTTCATCATGGGACCTTGCACAATGAGCCCTGTGTCCACCGAGTACAGATTACACCAGTTCAAAGCTCGGGACACGGGGCGGAGGGTTGTTCCGGGGGCAGACACTGACCGAGAATCGTAACAACTCGCTGAACGCCTCCGCCGTCCGGCGCCTGTCGCCCCGGAGCATGTGGGGATGCTCCTTAACCCGTCAAAGCCCTGCTGTTCCTTGCGGAACAGTGCGTCGCACCCGCTGCGGGTAACGATCTCCCGACCGCTGCCAGAATCGGCGCGGCGCTTTGCGGATGGCTAAGGATCTCGCTCCACGGGAGGCGAAAATGCTACGCGCCTGTTTTGTTTTGATTGGGGGAATCCTGACGGGAGGCTTCCTTCTGGTCGCCCTCATGGCGACATCGGCCTCCGCGGGCATGAGCCAGGACCTATCTAGTTGCACCGCAGCAAAGGACCGCGCCGGCGCGGCCGCGTGCACGCGGGTGATGAGCAGCGGACGCCTGCCGCGCGAACAAATGTACATCGGGCACTTCAACCGCGGCACCGGCTATCGTCGCGCCGGCGACACCGCCAAAGCAATCAACGACTTCACCAGGGTTCTGGAGTTGAAGCCGGATTTCGTGCGCGCCTACGAGGCACGCGGCATGGTCCACGCCGACAGCGGCAACCCCGAGAAGGCGATGGCCGACCTCGACGAGGCCGTGAAGCGCGGCGGCGACCAATGGCAATTTCATTATAGCCGCGCGGTGGTGCGGCGCGCGGACGGCGATCGAGACGGCGCGCTGCGCGACCTCGAGGCGGCGATGGACCTCGACCGCGAGGCGGCTTTTCCGCCGCTGATGCGCGCGCTGATCCTCGCAGACCAGGGATCGTTCGAAAGTGCCCGCAGCGAAATCAATCGTGTGCTGTCGCGTGGGAGTGAAACCGCGGCGGCGCATTATGCGCGCGCTTCGGTCGCCTTCGCTGAGGGCCGCGTCGAGGCGGCGGAAAAGGACGTCGACCGCGCGTTGGATCTACGCGGCGACTTTGCCGCCGCGCACATGCTGAAGGGCCGCATCCTAGAAGAGCGGGGCGTGGCGAGCGCGGCGCGCCAGCGCTTTGAAAAGGCGCTTGCCGATCCGACGGATTCCTTCGACGGGCGTGCAGCGCGACGATTGGCGAAGGCACGACTCGCGATCGGCGATAGGGGCGATAGCGGCAAGCCGGAAAATTCGGCGCGCAAGAAGTCTGTGGCCAAGGCAGACGTCGCCGAGGTCAAGCTGGAGAAGCCGCGGCCGCTCGACTGCAAGGTGTTCCTGCCGGCTACGGGCAGCGTCGTTACGGCGAAGTGCAGCGAGTAACTCAGCCGCTATCGCTCAAAGATCGAGCTCGACCCACGCAGGAACGTGATCCGACGGCTTTTCCCAGGCGCGCGTGAAGCGGTCGACGCCGGCGCAGACGAGCCGGTCGGCCGCCTGCGGCGAGAGCAGCAGGTGATCGATGCGGATGCCGTCGTCCTTCTGGAAAGCGCCGGCCTGGTAGTCCCAGAACGTGTAGACGCCGGGGCCGGGATGGCACAGGCGGATCGCGTCCGTCAGACCGTCGCTCAGGATGGTACGGTAGGCGGCGCGCGTCTCCGGCTGGAAGAGCGCGTCGGAAGTCCACGCGGCGGGACGCTTGGCGTCGACGGGCTCGGGGATGACGTTGTAATCGCCGGCCATGACGAAGGGGATCTCTTCGGCCAGCAGGCGCTTGAAGTGAGCGCGCAGGCGGGCAAGCCACGCAAGCTTGTAGGGGAATTTCTCGGTGGTAATCGGATTGCCGTTGGGCGCGTAGATGGAGGCGACCTTCAGCACGCCGGACGGCACCGAGATGATCGCCTCGATGAAGCGCGACTGGTCGTCGGCGTCGTTGCCGGGAAGGCCGGTGCGCAGTTCCTCCAGCGGCAGCTTCGACAGGATGGCGACCCCGTTGAAGCCTTTCTGGCCGTGGATGGCGCAGTGGTAGCCCAGCTCCTCGAAGGCTTCGCGCGGAAAGCCCTCGGTGACGCTCTTGATCTCCTGCAGGCAGATAACGTCGGGCGACGCCTGCTTGAGATAGGCGACGGCCGATTCCAGGCGCGCCTTGACGCCGTTGATGTTCCAGGTGGTGACCTTCATGGCGTCGAAGGGGTAGTCGAGAATCGAGGGGCTGGCCAGCGCGGCTAGATCGAGAAGCTGGTGCCGCAGCCGCACGAGGCCGTGGCCTTGGGGTTATTCACCCGGAACGAGGCGCCGATCAGGTCGTCAACGAAATCGATCTCCGAGCCCGCGAGATAGCCCATAGACACCTGGTCGATGACGACCTTGGCGCCGGAGCGCTCGAGCACGACGTCGTCGTCGGCCGCGGCCGGTACGAGGTCGAATTTGTACTGGAAGCCCGAGCAGCCGCCGCCCTCGACGCTGATGCGCAGGGCCCGCGCCGCGGCCTCGCCGGCGACGATCTCGGTAATGCGCTTGGCGGCGCGCTCGGTGACGGTAACGGGGTCGCTCATGGGCTGGCCTCGGGTGGATCGGCGGGAAAGCGGCGGCTAGGGTTGCAGAGCGCCGGATTCTGTCCTTATGCAAGATAAGCGTGATGGGCGCCAAATCAAAGCCCGCGAGGGCCAGGCCGGATGCGGTAGCGACGGTGAAACCTGAAGCCAACAACGTTGGGATGGGCGATTATGGCGCGGGGCTGCGTCCGGGGGAGCGCGCGCCGGCCGGCTATTCGGCCGGTGCGGTGCCGAGCCGCGGGCGCTTGGCCGCCGAACCCGAATGCACCACGCGCAGCCCGTTCCAGCGCGACCGCGACCGTATCCTGCATTCGACCGCCTTCCGCCGCCTCACCTACAAGACGCAGGTGTTCGTCTTCCACGAAGGCGACCACTACCGCACGCGGCTGACGCATTCGCTGGAGGTGGCGCAGATCGCCCGCACGGTGGCGCGACAGTTGCGGCTCGAC
Proteins encoded:
- a CDS encoding tetratricopeptide repeat protein, with translation MRVLVAGLMLSLGVIGAAAAAGKYRSAQDALDQGIGAFNGGYYEIAIPALEYAADAHLFLAPYYLARIYSDNNGSRTDHAKAYQLYLKIAEEHTDVDPDDDQRAPYVAKAMTRIAGYLVNGLPEVNLKPNPKIAMEYLREAAQFFRDEDAQFELAKLYLHGDGVQSDEAYAKHWLSVLSQKGHPGAQAFLADLLWRGKYMKADPVRALALISVAVTNSPPYERVWIEDIYQNIYCGAAQGVRKQATGIVADWRTRYGRKPDTRDDTGLGLLNVQATRTCGNGEPVLFDMSANADMPGTPTAPLATALPKQADGSDSFAKGTAGSGMRDVGASTSAPAPAR
- the ilvD gene encoding dihydroxy-acid dehydratase gives rise to the protein MDAKTFDKSKLPSRHVTEGPTRAPHRSYYYAMGLEEEHIHRPFVGVVSCWNEAAPCNIALMRQAQAAKIGVDEGGGTPREFCTITVTDGIAMGHQGMKASLVSREVIADSIELTMRGHCYDALVGIAGCDKSLPGIMMAMLRLNVPSVFMYGGSILPGRFKGRDVTIVDVFEGVGMHSSGKMSDEELHELECVACPSAGACGGQFTANTMACVSEAIGLALPGSAGAPAPFESRDSYATESGRAVMHLLARGIRPRDICTREAFENAAVIVAATGGSTNAALHLPAMAHEAGIDFDLFDVAEIFKKTPYIADLKPGGKYVAKDVFDIGGVPQILKALMDGGLLHGDCITATGLTMKQNLEKVKFNADQDVVYPVSNPITPTGGVVGLKGTLAPDGAIVKVAGLKKLQFSGPARIFDCEEDAFAAVDAGQYNEGDVIVIRYEGPIGGPGMREMLSTTAALYGQGAGEKVALITDGRFSGGTRGFCIGHVGPEAAVGGPIGLIKDGDIISIDAVKGTLDVELREAELAERKKNWKAPANPYQSGAIRKYAQLVGPASKGAVTHAGGKAEVVCYADI
- the xth gene encoding exodeoxyribonuclease III, which gives rise to MKVTTWNINGVKARLESAVAYLKQASPDVICLQEIKSVTEGFPREAFEELGYHCAIHGQKGFNGVAILSKLPLEELRTGLPGNDADDQSRFIEAIISVPSGVLKVASIYAPNGNPITTEKFPYKLAWLARLRAHFKRLLAEEIPFVMAGDYNVIPEPVDAKRPAAWTSDALFQPETRAAYRTILSDGLTDAIRLCHPGPGVYTFWDYQAGAFQKDDGIRIDHLLLSPQAADRLVCAGVDRFTRAWEKPSDHVPAWVELDL
- a CDS encoding valine--tRNA ligase, encoding MLDKIYQPAEIEPRVRAEWERADAFKAGRSDRAGAQPYCIVIPPPNVTGSLHMGHALNNTLQDVLCRFERLRGKDVLWQPGMDHAGIATQMVVERQLMENQQPDRRALGREEFVRRVWAWKEESGGMIINQLKRLGASCDWSRERFTMDEGLSKAVVKVFVALYEAGLIYKDKRLVNWDPKFQTAISDLEVVQVEARGTFNWTSGDPEQPFDAEALAKALKHNPSGHLYHLRYPLKDKVPGYDKDYIVVATTRPETMLGDTGVAVHPDDERYAALIKSNAKVRLPIIGREIPIVADEYSDPEKGTGAVKITPAHDFNDFEVGKRHGLEQINVLDENAQLNDVPPPEYRGLDRFDARKRIVADLAALGLLEKIEPTTHTVPHGDRSNVVIEPWLTDQWYVNAAELAKPAIAMVESGKTNFVPKNWEKTYFEWMRNIQPWCISRQLWWGHQIPAWYGPDGHVFVAEDEAAAKASAAKHYGKATPLKRDEDVLDTWFSSGLWPFSTLGWPDKTPELERYYPTSVLVTGFDIIFFWVARMMMMGMHFMQEVPFRDVYIHALVRDEKGQKMSKSKGNVMDPLGVIDAYGADALRFTLAAMAAQGRDIKLSTQRVEGYRNFATKLWNAARFAEMNECVRQRGFDPSGVKEPVNRWIAGETERAVRAVTEAIEAYKFNEAAGAVYEFVWGVFCDWYLELIKPILTGDDEAAMSETRATVAWTLDQILKLLHPFMPYITEELWAHAVEHGEKRENLLALSQWPALSGLVDAEIDEEIGWVVQLISEIRSVRTEMNVPVAAKLPLALPNAAPVVKERAKRHEETISRLARLDSITFPKATPKGAAVIVVGDATAALPLGGVIDAEAEAKRLGREIEKAESDLGKMDAKLSNPQFMAKAKEEAVEEARERKAELEGAIKRLRAAVKRLETVS
- a CDS encoding tetratricopeptide repeat protein, with amino-acid sequence MSSGRLPREQMYIGHFNRGTGYRRAGDTAKAINDFTRVLELKPDFVRAYEARGMVHADSGNPEKAMADLDEAVKRGGDQWQFHYSRAVVRRADGDRDGALRDLEAAMDLDREAAFPPLMRALILADQGSFESARSEINRVLSRGSETAAAHYARASVAFAEGRVEAAEKDVDRALDLRGDFAAAHMLKGRILEERGVASAARQRFEKALADPTDSFDGRAARRLAKARLAIGDRGDSGKPENSARKKSVAKADVAEVKLEKPRPLDCKVFLPATGSVVTAKCSE
- the erpA gene encoding iron-sulfur cluster insertion protein ErpA; the protein is MSDPVTVTERAAKRITEIVAGEAAARALRISVEGGGCSGFQYKFDLVPAAADDDVVLERSGAKVVIDQVSMGYLAGSEIDFVDDLIGASFRVNNPKATASCGCGTSFSI